The Triticum aestivum cultivar Chinese Spring chromosome 5A, IWGSC CS RefSeq v2.1, whole genome shotgun sequence genomic sequence AAAACACAACATTTCAATGTTTCAGCATGTATATTTAGTATTTCAGCACATATATACCACATTTCAGCACATATATTTCAGCATTTAAACATATATATATTAGCATTTCAGCACATATAAACAACATTTCAGCATTTCAACACATATGTTTCATCATTTGAGCACATAAACATGTCGCATTTCATCATTTGAACATAAATTTCAGCATGTCAGCGCGCGCACTCACACAGTCATTTTAGCCACTTAAAGTTCGAGACACAAATAAGTTCAACAAACATATAAGTTCAAGACCACAAATAGGTTCAACACTCAAATGACTAATTGGTTCAACATCTAAAAGCCACTCAAACATAAGTTTGAGACCAAAAATAGGTTCAACATCTAAAAGGCACTTCAACATCTCCAAAATAACACCAAATGGTCCAAAGCAACTTGATTAGCTTTCATCTTCTCTCCACTTCATGAGCCTTGACATCTCAAAGCGCCGAATCCTAGTAAATCGGCACTAGGGTTTTCATTTTTTTAGTGAATGACATAAGGGGCCTACTTGTTAGAATGAATAAGGATATGGGTATGCGGGTACGTGGGTATGGTATTTCCTTCCCTTACCTGTGCCCGACTTCACGATGGGTATATTTATTTCTCATTTATAAACCGATGGGTAATTATTTTTCCAAAGTCCTtatcctaatagggtttttacccgtcGGGTTCGCgggcaatgggtacccattgccatgttGAAGCCATCGGGGCATACATCTTCATTGCTTATAGCGGGCCTCCCTAATAGAGGCGAATGTCTTCTTTGAACCAGAGTCAACTATAGCGGGACACTCGACCATTGAGAGGACGTGcatgcttcaagaagaagaatgatggCAGCTGTCCAGAAAAATTAGAAGTGCAACCATTCCTCTTCGGAGAtggacgaggatgaagatgatgatggtgatggagaGGAAAGGGTGCCTAGAAGTCCCACTCCGACGTCTAGCAGGTCAGCCCGACAAGAGTGAGAGAGGAAATGAGGAGTTAAAGACAGATGGAGAGGTGGAGGCGATGAAAGAAAAACATTGATGTGTTGCTGAGGATAAGGAATGAGTATATAGAGAGAGGGAGCAATAAAAGATGGAGATGGAGGAGAAGAACTAAAGAAGATCCAAGATAAGAGAGTGAGATGAGATGCTATGCAAGAGAGCAGGCAACGTCAGGAAGAGATGGAGGCACGGCTCGAAATTCAAGTGCGTTGGGCGACAATTAAACGACTCAGGGGAATCGTTTCATCATGTTGGATGCGAACTCTACGGATCCATAGGCGTGAGAATTTTGGAAGAAAATGTGAATGCCGATCATACGGTGTAGGGACCTTAGACGAGGGGACAACGCACATGTCGGAGAAGTTGATGGTGCACATGCTGACAACATGTGATTTGTACATATTGCTGGTTAATGCTTCATTTATGCAACTTTCTAAAACTTATGTGCATGTTTTCTTGATGTGTTAAATGTTTAAATTTGAAGGCAATCGAAGTGTTTGAACGAGAAAAATAATAATTGATGGCGACTCTGAGTTTACGCGTCGTCCGGCTAGTCTCCAAATGCATATGGATCACATATGCATTGTTGTGACTACAAATAATATGGCAACTCTGCGAGAATTTCTCTTTTTTTGACCGGATGCAAGAGTTGCTCTTAGAATTGGTACCATGCATTATATAGTTCGTGGCGATCTGTTTGGGCCTCCAAACTATTATCTTTTGTGGAATTGGTTGCCATTTATTGATATACTATTATAGACGGGTTGCTTCCTTCTTCGCAATTGCTTTCGGTGTTTTTCTTGCTGTCACAGATATAGATAATGACTTGGCTTCTTATTACTGTATTTGAACTAAACAAATTAATTATGTGTACAATATCCGTGTCCTTCAGCCATTTTTAAAGGGGAATTTTGCTTCCAACTTTAAGATGAACTCAACTATGAAGCATCATGCATTCTGTTAGGATGCACTAATAATCGTCGTAAGGCATGGAACTGTCTTATACCAACTGAATATCGATTAATTGTATGTTCCTAAAATTTCTACCCTTGAGCAAAGAACCAAGAGCGAAAGCAACGAATATGATCAACATGATATTATGAAATAATATGGTGGTTCTGACTAATCCATTGTTCACTTGACATACTCAGATATGCAACATGCACTCCATTTTATTTTTGGTTAGTGAGAACGCTAGTACGCCACTTCCGAAAGAAGCTAATGTAACCGCCTGGAAGAAGAAGATAATGAATCTGCTCGACAAGGAAGCACGCAATCTCCAAAACAGAAGCCACTCACCGTGATTCAGGCTCTCCTTTCCTTGTAATCTCCAGAATAGATGGGTTGCTTCCCTTGTTGTAATTGCTTTCAGTGTTTTTGGTCACTATATTCGTACATTGCAACGGAACATAAATATACTGGCATTGCAACAGGATAAAAATATTCTATTATGTTAGCTTTTGATTTATCAGTCCATAttaatgtgattgtgtaaatatTTCTTTTGCCAAATCCTGTCCGTGATCTACCTTACAGTTTGATGAGAAATTCAATAAGTAAATTAAAGTAAAATTGAATAAAAGTGAACTTGGTTCAGAaagtaagtaaattaaagtgattGATTATCGTAGATGGAAATTcagtaagtaaattaaagtgaacTTGGACGAATGGATGGTAAGAAAAAAAGTGAAAGATGAAACTTTACATTCTTTTTAAGCAGTAGAGATAGATATAGACCAATGAATTGTTCTCTTAGCTTTGAGCTGTATTTGAACAAGACAAATTAATTATGTGTACAAGTTCAGTGTCGTTCAGCCATGTTCAAAGGGAATTTTATATCCAACTTTAAGATGAATTCATCTATGAAGCATCATGCTGTTACAATTATAATGTGATCAAATGGTCAAAATGTTAATTACCACAAGTTAATATGGGCCCATTAATCAATTTCAGGATTAATACCAATTAAATGGCAATTAACAAATCGGGCCCGTGATTGGGGGGGCTGAATTAACGCTAATATGGTTAAGGTCCCACGGTCAAAGCCAACGCATTATATGAGCAGACTTGCACATACGCATCAGTCCATCGCATTAGCCATCGTCTACTCCGAAAATCACTCCTTTTCCAATCAGGAGAGCACGGTTCATTGACGTGAATACTTTCCATTACTCCGGCGAGGTGCCGGAGACGTTGTTGAGTTCTTTGTCCTCTCTAGACCCGAGATGGCATCACCAAACAGAGGTATAATCAATCTACTGCTCCTAATTTCCGCATCAGATCAAATTGTGTAAATGCATATTAGGTACGATCCGATTAGCAGTTGAATAATCTCAGTAATTATTTCTAACATTTGGTATCAGAGGCCGGTTGGATCTAATTACATGAACCGATTTGATATTCCGCAGTAGACTAATCCTACTGAGCAAACGAATTGATCTTGTCAACTTGCCTGAAAATCGTGCATTTAGGCATCGCCAGCGCACCTCAGGGTGGTGGGTGGTGCTCCTGCCGCTGTGTGCCTCAGGGTGGTGCTGCTGTCGTTGAGCACATCAGGTCGTGCTCGCGCCGTCACGCATCAGGAGCCGCTGCGCACctcaggccccgccgccgccgcgcgcctaaGATCGGTGCTCCCGCAGCAGCGCACCTCGGGGTggagctcccgccgccgccgcgcgcgcgATGCCTTAGCGCCGAACCCCGGCGCATCAGTGCCGTTCCCGCATGGATAACTCACTCCCTTAACTGCCGCTTATCAGATCCTGTTTTCTCCTGCGAGTAGCGGCGGCGCTGTAGGAAAGCTAACTCGGTTAGGGATTCAGTATTATGCGTATGTCATGGGCTTTGCATATAACTGGGCCGCACGGGGCATAATTTCTGTTTACGACTTGGCGATGGCAGTAGGCAGCGAAATGACAAAGTTGACTAGTATAGCCCAGTAACCCTGTACTAGTATGCGCAACTCATTTAGTGCAGAGCCTTTTTGAATTCTGTTTATTACTTATGAAACAGTAGGTGGGTGTTTAGTTATTTGTATGATTCAGTATATTTTATGAATACTTTTTCCCCTCCTGGATGCTGCTTCATACAATTACTTCCTTAGCATGTGCACTGCTGTACTTTTGATAGGTTGCACATGAATCAGTTCTGTTTGCTGTTGGTCATTAGTTAATTGCTACTGCTTTAGTTAGGCAGCAGTGCATGATTCATGGGCTACACTGACGTCTCCTCCGCTGCACAAGTTACGCTGCCATTTAACCAGCCAATGTTTATTCTTTTGTTATAATTAAATATGCTGATTAAATGCACGGTTGATTGTTTTTAGTGTGTGCATTCAGAAATTATTTATGAGCATCAGTGTTGAATTAGAATGGAACCAACGAGAAATTTTGATTTAACACCGCTGTATATTCTCACGATAATTGTGATGATTAATTTAGTACTGCATGGTTACATACTGACCAACGTTGTATGTGGTCATGATTATTTTCCGACCTTTTATCTAAGGCTACTACATATCTTGGGATAATCACAATAATTAATTTGTATGACATGTGATTATATTCTAACAAAAGTTGATTATGATCATGATTTCTAGAATTAATTTCCCAATAAAGATATTTCATTTTGTTCCTTTTCGTTACTGCCCAACGGTGTTGCGAATAAGGATTCTATTAAATTTGACATGTTATTAATCAGACCAACGTAGGATTAATATCATGCATTAAGTTTCCTTATATATGGATATTTTCATAATTTGTATTTTTGATATCCATGTTATTTATGTTTTATTCAGCTTTGAACCCATCAGTTATTTCTGGGCTCCTGAACTCAATTGAGCACCTCAATGGGACTAACTTTCCTACCTGGAAGGAGCAGATTTTGATTAACCTTGGTGTCATGGACCTTGATTATGCACTTAGGGAAAAAGCTCCAGTTCCTTTGTCCTCTGATGATGAAAACCTTGCTGAGAGAACTAAGGTTTATGAGGCTAATAAGGAGAAGTGGGAGCGCTCCAATCGCTTGTCtatcatgatcatgaaaagcaCAATTACTCTTGGGATTAGGGGAGCAATCCCTGATTCTGAATGTGCTAAGACTTATCTAGCGTCGATGGAGGAGCAATTTAAAGGCTCAACAAAAGTCTACGCTAGTACGTTGATCATGAAAATGCTCACCACTAAGTATGATGGTAAAAGCGGCGTGAGAGAACATATCATGACTATGAATGATATGGCCGCAAAATTAAAGGGCATGGACATGGAGATTTCTGAGGGCTTTCTGGTTCACTTCATTATGACTTCTCTTCCTATGGAGTATGGTCCCTTCAAGATTAATTATAATACTCAGAAGGAGAAGTGGACCATGAGTGAGCTCACATCTATGTGCGTTCAAGAAGAAGAGCGGCTTAAGGTTGAAAGGATAGATTATGCTCATCTTACTTCCATAAACTTAGGGAAAAGAAAGTCTCAGGGTGATGGGAAAACTAAGAAGAAGATGAACTTCTCTAATATTGATGCAAGCAAGCTAGGGAACTCTGGCACCAAGGACATCGCTACAGAGCCTAAGGGTCCTAAGTGTCGTTTCTGCAAGGAAGATGGGCATGTCATGAAAGAATGTGATGGCTTTAAGGCATGGCTTGCTAAGAAGGGTAATGAATCAATTTCCTAAGTTTCGGAATACTTTATTTATTTTCCCCTAAATAAAGATGAGTTGACTCAAGTGCCACTTGCACATTTCGAACTCATTTCAGGGATTCCATTTCGTGAGGACGCTGAAAAAGATGGATCAAAGCCTTAGATTTCCAAGTGGCAAGGAGACTGATGAACAAGGATTAGTATTTCTCCTTAAGTATTGGTGATTGTTCATCCTCCGTCTTAATAATACTCTTATGTTCCTAGCATGAGGGACCTTATTTTGTTTCTCTATGATATGATGGATTTGTTATTTTGCGAACAAATATTGTGTTATTAAGAGTTGTCATGATGGTTCTGGTTGTGTTATCTCTTGTGAATCCTTGATGCATATTATGAGTGCTCATCGAAATGATGACACTATTATTTAAGCCATATTTCGAAGGGGGGAATTAAATACTCTCATTAAGAGACACCTTCATCTACTTGCCTTACCTGATTTAGGCCACACTATTGGTTATATTAAAGTAAATAAGTAAAGAAAACTAATAAATGAGTTCTTTACGGTACTTAGGATTTGGAATTAATACGCCAAAATGAGTTCTATTCCCTATTGGTTATATTACTCTTTTATTACCTTCGTCGCTAATTATTTGCATCAGCCCATGTTCTAGAAGAACAACGTTTTCAATATTTGTTACCCGATGTTGTTCACCACTGTCAAACACTCTTAATCTTTATAGAATGTTTGCACCAGTGGGAGCTATATACAAAAGGGCAATGGAAAACTAAATTTGTTGGGTTCATAGAGGAAATAAGAAGGGAATTACATTTTATGCTAAGATGAGTGGGAGCTAGTACATCACGTTATGTACTTTATGGTACGATACATATAAAATTAGTTTTCCACTACTAAGCCTACTATCTAAGTTGACAACAATGCAATTTTGAATTTTAGCTATGTTGTATACAACCAGGCAAGCCTTGTGGCTTAACAATTTTACCTGGACTTATACTGGTACACTACATAACTAATATTTTTGTGCGATAAGTAATCCACACATTAGTTCACTAGTAGCAACAATTAAGTGAGTATCATGTTGTGAAATATATTGTCGAAGACCAAATATTAAAATTCAGCATATATGTACTAAGTGCATGATAGCTGATCCCCTAACTAAAGGCTTACCACTAATTTTGCTAGCATAAGTATAACTCAAGGCCTCTAATTGTCGCGATAATTATATAAATGAGATCTCAAATTTTGATCTGGACAATAAGAAAGTTTGTTTCGCTAAACAAGTGCACATGATGATTAATAAAGAAACAAACTACTAGGACCATAAGTAGGGAGTATGCCTGCATGCACATACAAACTCCCAACCATGAATAATTATCCGTGTCAAGATGGAGTATTGTGCTTAAGATAATGGGGTTCTAGTAATAACTATTCGATTACTATGAATACATTACCTTGGTATGGTATTTTGTCGAGACATGGACTAATGATGATTAACCATTTGATCAAGTGGGAGAATGTTACAATTATAATGTGATCAAATGGTCAAAATGTTAATTACCACAAGTTAATATGGGCCCATTAATCAATTTCGGGATTAATACCAATTAAATGGCAATTAACAAATCGGGCCCGTGATTGGGGGGGCTGAATTAACGCTAATATAGTTAAGGTCCCACGGTCAAAGCCAACGCATTATATAAGGAGCAGACTTGCACATACGCATCAGTCCATCGCATTAGCCATCGTCTACTCCGAAAATCACTCCTTTTCCAATCAGGAGAGCACGGCTCATTGACGTGAAGACTTTCCATTATTCCGGCGAGGTGCCGGAGACGTTGTTGAGTTCTTCGTCCTCTCTAGACCCGAGATGGTATCACCAAACGGAGGTATAATCAATCTACTGCTCCTAATTTCCGCATCAGATCAAATTGTGTTCATGCATATTAGGTACGATCCCATCAGCAGTTGAATAATCTCAGTAATTATTTCTAACACATGCATGCTGTTAGGATGCATTAATATACATCATAAGGCATGGAACTGTCTTATCTACCAACTTAATATCGATTCATTGCATGTTCCTGAAATTTCTACCTTGAGCAAAGAACCAAGGGGGAAAGTACAGAATATGGTAGTAGTTCTGAATAATCCACTGTCCACTTGACAATGCCCAGAGATGCACCGGGCTCGTACGCCATTGCATTTTTGGTTAGTGATGAACGCCAGTACGCCACTTCCGAAAGAAGCTAATGTAACCGCCAGGAAGAAGAAGATAATGTATCTTCTCGGCAAGGAAGCACGCATTCTCCAGAATGGAAGCCACTCACCGTGATTCAGGCTCTTCTTTCCTTGCAGCGTAACAGCTGCGTGATTCTATTACACATACGACAGCTCGCACCGGGTCATGCTACTGCAAATAGGAACACTGCATCGCATGTACGCAACTGAAGCCTCTCAGCAGTTATGAACTCATGGACAGAATGAAGCAATTCCACTCAGTGAGTCCGATGCCAACCAAATCAACCGCACAAGTCCTCTCAGATAGATTAGTGGAATGAACAGTACTAGCATTGTGAGTTTTGTTTCAGAAATTCACTGCAAAAACAACTGGCTGATAAAGTGACAGGCTTGGTGAATTGAACCGATGCATTCTTTTCCCGTGAGTTTGGCATTCAACCGTGTGCTTGTTCGTTCGATCAGGTGCTTAATGGTAGCAAACCGTGAGCAATATGAAAAGACACGGTGCGGTGCCTCTGTTTTGAAATTAGCGGTGGGTGGACTCACTTTGCTTTCTCGTTTAGGAACAGAACAGTAGGCATCAAAGCTAAGTAACGCTGACCAACTTCAGCACTCACGACGAGACGAGTCAGACGACGTCGCCTATATAAACAAGCTAGCCTGCACGTCCGTTGAACGTCAAAGTAGCGCCCTGCAGTGCAAAAGCCAAGAAACAAGTAGCGCAGAGACTATGGCTGGCATGGGCGAGCGCCTCGTGATCGGCGCCCTGCTGGCCGCCGCCTTCCTGGCGGCACCGGCGGCGGGCACCACGCTGACCCTGCACAACCTGTGCCCGTACCCCGTGTGGCCGCTGGTGACCCCGAACACGGGCTTCCCCTCCATCTGCGGCAACGACATCCGCCTCGAGGGCAACGGCCACGGGCTCGTCTCCTTCCCCTTCCCGGCGACCTTCTGGTCCGGGCAGTTGGTGGCGCGCACCGGCTGCGCGCCCCCGCCGCGCTGCGAGACGGGGAGCAAGCGGCCCGCGGGCGTGGTGCAGCTGACCGTGCACTCGGCCGAGGGCGCGCCGCGGCCGGACCTGGCGGTGTACAGCGTGAGCCTGGTGGGCGGGTTCAACGTCCCGGTGGTGGTGAGCCCGCAGGTCATCGGCGGCGACGGGCCGTGCCCGGCCCTGGGGTGCGCGGCGGACCTCAACGCCGGGTGCCCGCCGGCGCAGCGCGTGGTGGGCGCGGGCGGCCGCGTCGTCGCGTGCAATGGGCCGCCCGGGTACTTCAAGCAGCGGTGCCCGCTGACGCGAACGACGCCAGTCGACAGGGAGCCCGTGGAGCAGCACTGCTACGCGCCCGGCGAGCTCAAGGTCGTCTTCTGCCAGCCAGCAATGGTCGACGTCGACGCCGACGCGGCCGCACAGCCGGATGTTGTCGTCGCCGAGAACTAGGTAGCCGGCCATTAACGAGTGATGTTGAGACACGTATAAGGTGTAGTGAAAATAAGGATGGCACGTATCATGTGTGCCGCCCGGACGTGTGCCCCTGAGATGCATATGATATCGTCGTAATGGAATCGTCAATGATCCGTTATTATCGTACACACCCGTTCTTCGCGTGCATGTTTGTGGACAAGTAGCGCTGCGCTCCACCGTTGTACACTTGTGAGCGTTCGAGCTACTATGTGGAGTGAAAtacgtttttcttttttctttgagaagaataacgagtcgagtaCAACAAGACAGACGCCCCgcagaagaaaggaagaaagaaaaacgaGAGAGAGGCGTGAAAAAAAAATCGAGTTAAAGAGAAGCATGGCCCGTTCGTTCGTTCTCCACGGGGGCTGCACGGTAATGAAATGCTGGGCTGGCATGGCAACGAAAATCTGGGCCTACTACAACCTCGCGATGGGTGGCTTAATCAGCAGGCCCACTGCTAAGATCGACAAAAcaaatgtgatttttttttgaaGTTCACAAATGTGATTTCTTTGTCTCAAAAAAATACTCCTATGTGATATCTTCTTCTCTTCCCCAAAAAACAAAACTGTGACTATagaaatttttcaaaaaaatgtgtaACTGGAGACGCAGGGAATCGAACCCCGTGCCTCTCGCATGCGCTCTACCATATGAGCTACGTCCCCGTTCTGCATTTAAATTATATTTTATGTTTTAATAAGAATAGGAATGTGCCCTGAAAGGCCGCTGCAGAGGAAAAGAGCAACGCGTTCCATTCGTGTGTGGGTATAGACGATCTTTCATTATTCTTCGTGATATTGACCAAATTGGTCCTCATTTGCATTTCATGAGAATCATCTTAGTAAAGCAGTAGCTTCAGGTGCTCGATGCGCTTTACTTATCCTGGACTCCTGCTCCAGAAAATGATTGCCTGAATCATGCTCCTTATTGCGGTTCTAACCACCTGTGCTTTGCATGTTTGACCACTTCATACTAGTATTTCGAGACGAAAAAATGCAGAGTGCCGTACTCCTTTCGACCAGAAATACAACACCTACACAACTTTCAAAATCAACAATTTTCCCAATTATATGTGGATTATCTGATACGGAATCGATACAATTGACAAGCGCTTAAACAGATCATATTTATTTGTATCACACAACCGACATAGGTTTACACATACTGTTGGACAGAGGGAACTAGCGAGTCTTTTTCTCTATGAAAGGATACATCCAGAAATCTTATCCTGATCTTCGAAATTTGGCATGATATTCGTAACTGACACAAACATGGAAAGCATACTTCTGCAGAAAAATAGAATCGTCCAATTTAACTGAGAAACAGGATGACCAGTACAGACCATGGCTCTGAATCTCATCTCTGAATTAATAGGCA encodes the following:
- the LOC123102470 gene encoding uncharacterized protein: MASPNRALNPSVISGLLNSIEHLNGTNFPTWKEQILINLGVMDLDYALREKAPVPLSSDDENLAERTKVYEANKEKWERSNRLSIMIMKSTITLGIRGAIPDSECAKTYLASMEEQFKGSTKVYASTLIMKMLTTKYDGKSGVREHIMTMNDMAAKLKGMDMEISEGFLVHFIMTSLPMEYGPFKINYNTQKEKWTMSELTSMCVQEEERLKVERIDYAHLTSINLGKRKSQGDGKTKKKMNFSNIDASKLGNSGTKDIATEPKGPKCRFCKEDGHVMKECDGFKAWLAKKGIPFREDAEKDGSKP
- the LOC123106655 gene encoding osmotin-like protein codes for the protein MAGMGERLVIGALLAAAFLAAPAAGTTLTLHNLCPYPVWPLVTPNTGFPSICGNDIRLEGNGHGLVSFPFPATFWSGQLVARTGCAPPPRCETGSKRPAGVVQLTVHSAEGAPRPDLAVYSVSLVGGFNVPVVVSPQVIGGDGPCPALGCAADLNAGCPPAQRVVGAGGRVVACNGPPGYFKQRCPLTRTTPVDREPVEQHCYAPGELKVVFCQPAMVDVDADAAAQPDVVVAEN